In the Octadecabacter sp. SW4 genome, one interval contains:
- a CDS encoding YggT family protein, giving the protein MQSLFQILMLLIGVVRFFIIAHFIMSWLISFQVLNVRQPFVSQVWYGLSRLLDPIYAPIRRILPPMGGLDLAPLVALIGLEIIRILLINNSGIFL; this is encoded by the coding sequence ATGCAATCTCTCTTTCAGATCCTCATGCTGTTGATCGGTGTCGTCCGGTTCTTTATCATCGCGCACTTCATCATGAGTTGGCTGATCAGCTTTCAGGTTCTCAATGTCCGTCAGCCCTTTGTGTCGCAGGTCTGGTATGGCCTGAGCCGCCTGCTTGATCCGATCTATGCGCCGATCCGCCGGATTTTGCCGCCAATGGGCGGGCTTGACCTTGCGCCGCTGGTCGCGCTGATCGGGCTAGAGATCATTCGCATCCTGCTGATTAACAACTCCGGCATCTTCCTCTGA
- the recQ gene encoding DNA helicase RecQ, whose translation MSAATLLRDVFGFDGFRPGQQEIVEAVTDGRNTLAIMPTGGGKSLCFQLPALVRDGVTVVISPLIALMRDQVRGLREAGVEAGALTSGNTEEETDAVWRALEQGSLKLLYMAPERLASGGTQRMLRQAGVSLIAVDEAHCVSQWGHDFRPDYLRIGELRRALDVPLAAFTATADAETRAEIVEKLFDGAPPDTFLQGFDRPNIHLAFAAKDGPRAQILNFANARKGQSGIVYCGTRAKTETLARALGEAGHSACHYHGGMEAEDRRIVERRFQQEDGLIVCATVAFGMGIDKPDIRWVAHADLPKSIEAYYQEIGRAGRDGAPAETLTLFGPDDIRYRRQQIDEGLAPPERRAADHGRLNALTGLAEALACRRQSLLSYFGEDPQPCGNCDLCDKPAEVFDGTTAVRMALSAALRTDERFGAGHLIDILLGNMTEKVAQRSHDQLPTFGVGKEYSRVQWQAIFRQMMGHDLMRPDGERHGALRMTQKARPILRDEAAIQLRRDTIKAAKSGPKVRQMVSEEDALLLSALKAKRRAYAEQQGVPAYIIFNDRTLIEMAETRPKNLDDMAGIGGVGAKKLESYGKGFLEVINGEAETLHPTRRKLAGRAEGDIYDRLLQAQADLARGPHGADKPMSCSASQLAKVAQKKPSDIDALTRLVGDRHAERFGDAFLEVLSEG comes from the coding sequence ATGAGTGCCGCCACGCTTCTTCGTGATGTTTTCGGATTCGACGGGTTTCGGCCCGGCCAACAAGAGATCGTGGAAGCCGTCACCGATGGGCGCAATACCCTTGCGATCATGCCCACGGGTGGCGGGAAATCTCTGTGTTTCCAATTGCCTGCCCTGGTGCGCGATGGCGTCACGGTTGTGATTTCCCCGCTGATTGCCCTGATGCGTGATCAGGTGCGCGGCCTGCGCGAAGCGGGTGTCGAGGCCGGCGCGCTGACCTCTGGCAATACCGAAGAAGAAACCGATGCGGTTTGGCGCGCGCTGGAACAGGGCAGTCTGAAACTGCTCTATATGGCGCCCGAGCGGCTTGCATCCGGCGGCACCCAGCGGATGTTGCGTCAGGCGGGCGTGTCACTGATTGCCGTGGACGAGGCTCATTGCGTCAGCCAATGGGGCCATGATTTCCGCCCGGATTATCTGCGGATCGGCGAATTGCGCCGCGCGTTGGACGTCCCGCTGGCGGCCTTTACCGCGACGGCTGACGCCGAAACCCGCGCCGAGATTGTGGAAAAACTGTTCGATGGCGCGCCGCCTGACACGTTCTTGCAAGGTTTCGATCGCCCCAACATCCACCTTGCCTTCGCCGCCAAAGACGGGCCGCGCGCGCAAATCCTGAACTTTGCCAATGCACGCAAGGGACAATCCGGCATCGTCTATTGCGGCACACGTGCCAAGACCGAAACGCTCGCACGGGCGCTGGGCGAAGCGGGCCATTCCGCCTGTCACTATCACGGCGGGATGGAGGCCGAAGACCGCCGTATCGTCGAACGCCGCTTTCAGCAAGAAGACGGGCTGATCGTTTGTGCCACGGTCGCCTTTGGCATGGGGATCGACAAGCCCGACATCCGCTGGGTCGCCCACGCCGACCTGCCCAAGTCAATCGAGGCCTATTATCAAGAAATCGGTCGCGCGGGCCGTGATGGTGCCCCTGCCGAAACCCTGACGCTGTTCGGCCCTGATGATATCCGTTACCGCCGCCAGCAAATCGACGAAGGGCTGGCACCCCCAGAACGGCGCGCAGCAGATCATGGCCGCCTGAATGCGCTGACCGGATTGGCCGAAGCGCTGGCCTGTCGCCGCCAATCCCTGCTGTCCTATTTTGGCGAGGATCCGCAGCCCTGTGGCAATTGTGACCTATGCGACAAACCCGCCGAGGTGTTTGACGGAACGACAGCGGTGCGCATGGCGTTGTCGGCCGCGCTGCGCACCGATGAACGGTTCGGCGCGGGCCATCTGATCGACATTCTGCTGGGCAATATGACCGAAAAGGTCGCCCAACGCAGCCACGATCAACTGCCCACGTTCGGCGTGGGCAAGGAATATTCGCGCGTCCAGTGGCAGGCGATCTTCCGGCAGATGATGGGCCACGACCTGATGCGCCCCGACGGTGAACGCCACGGTGCGTTGCGCATGACGCAAAAGGCCCGCCCGATCCTGCGTGACGAAGCGGCGATCCAACTGCGCCGCGACACGATCAAGGCGGCGAAATCCGGCCCCAAGGTGCGCCAGATGGTGAGCGAGGAAGACGCGCTGCTGCTCTCGGCTCTCAAGGCCAAGCGCCGCGCTTATGCCGAACAGCAGGGCGTGCCCGCCTATATCATCTTTAACGATCGGACGCTGATCGAAATGGCCGAAACCCGTCCAAAAAACCTGGACGATATGGCTGGCATTGGTGGTGTCGGTGCCAAAAAGCTGGAAAGCTATGGCAAAGGGTTCCTAGAGGTGATCAACGGCGAGGCGGAAACCTTGCACCCTACGCGGCGCAAGCTGGCCGGACGGGCCGAAGGCGATATTTACGATCGGCTTTTGCAGGCGCAGGCCGACCTTGCGCGCGGCCCGCATGGGGCGGACAAACCGATGTCGTGTTCCGCCTCGCAACTGGCCAAGGTCGCGCAAAAGAAACCCTCCGATATTGACGCGCTGACCCGTCTTGTCGGCGACCGTCACGCCGAAAGGTTTGGCGATGCCTTTCTCGAAGTTCTGTCCGAGGGTTGA
- the yaaA gene encoding peroxide stress protein YaaA, whose amino-acid sequence MLTVISPAKSLDMEPVTVAATQPEFQADAVRLAKTSRGLTLKGLRDLMGISDDLARLNRDRFRDFSQTPDADATKPAALAFNGDTYQGLEAKTLSDEDLRYAQDHLRILSGLYGLLRPLDAIQPYRLEMGSRLKTRRGKSLYDYWGDTIAKALNKQAAATGTDILVNCASQEYFGAADTPALKLRVITPVFMEVKDDKPRIVSFFAKRARGAMARYVIENRVTSVDDLRGFDSGGYGFDADLSDGERMVFLRDYPTG is encoded by the coding sequence ATGCTGACCGTCATTTCCCCCGCCAAATCGCTTGATATGGAGCCCGTCACCGTTGCGGCCACACAGCCGGAATTTCAGGCCGACGCGGTGCGCCTCGCGAAAACCTCGCGCGGGCTCACGCTGAAGGGATTGCGCGATCTGATGGGCATTTCCGACGATCTGGCGCGGCTGAACCGTGACCGCTTTCGCGATTTTTCGCAGACGCCTGATGCTGATGCGACCAAGCCCGCAGCACTGGCGTTTAACGGTGACACATATCAGGGACTCGAGGCGAAGACGCTATCCGATGAAGACCTGCGCTATGCTCAGGACCACCTGCGCATTCTGTCGGGGCTTTACGGGTTGCTGCGCCCCTTGGACGCGATACAGCCCTACCGGCTTGAAATGGGTAGCCGGCTGAAAACGCGGCGCGGCAAATCGCTTTATGATTACTGGGGCGATACGATCGCCAAGGCGCTGAACAAACAGGCCGCGGCAACGGGCACCGACATATTAGTCAACTGCGCCTCGCAGGAATATTTCGGTGCTGCTGACACACCGGCGCTCAAGTTGCGTGTCATCACGCCGGTCTTCATGGAAGTGAAGGACGACAAACCCCGCATCGTCAGCTTTTTCGCCAAACGGGCGCGTGGCGCGATGGCGCGCTATGTGATCGAAAACCGGGTGACATCGGTCGACGATCTGCGCGGGTTTGACAGCGGCGGCTACGGGTTTGACGCCGATCTGTCGGACGGCGAAAGAATGGTTTTCCTACGCGATTATCCAACAGGGTAG
- a CDS encoding acetyl-CoA C-acyltransferase family protein yields the protein MSEIVIMGGARTAIGAFGGALAGTPPIELGAIAAKAALDRAGISGNKVGHVAFGHVINTEPRDMYLSRVAAMNADVPDSVPAMNVNRLCGSGVQAIVSVVQSLMLGDAEFGLAGGAECMSRSPFINSDQRWGAKMGDITMRDMMLGALNCPFGTGHMGVTAENVATEHSISRAAQDAFALESQDRAARAIAAGHFDSQIAPVMVKKRREEVAFARDEHPKATTLEALAGLRPAFQKDGTVTAGNASGINDGAGAIVLARLDSASRAGLEPAFRVLGYGHAGVRPEVMGIGPVPAVRDLFAKTGLGPDDFDVIESNEAFAAQALAVTRELGLDPQRVNPNGGAIALGHPVGATGAIITVKAMYELERIKGKRALITMCIGGGQGIALAIERF from the coding sequence ATGTCTGAAATCGTGATCATGGGGGGCGCCCGCACGGCAATTGGCGCGTTTGGCGGTGCATTGGCCGGAACGCCGCCCATCGAACTGGGGGCAATTGCCGCCAAAGCGGCGCTGGATCGGGCAGGTATCAGCGGTAACAAGGTCGGTCATGTCGCCTTTGGACACGTTATCAACACCGAACCGCGGGATATGTATCTGTCGCGTGTCGCAGCAATGAATGCGGACGTCCCCGACAGTGTTCCCGCGATGAATGTAAACCGGCTTTGCGGCTCTGGTGTGCAGGCGATTGTGTCGGTCGTGCAGTCCCTGATGTTGGGTGACGCCGAATTTGGGCTTGCGGGCGGGGCCGAATGCATGAGCCGATCGCCATTCATCAATTCCGACCAACGCTGGGGCGCCAAGATGGGCGATATCACCATGCGCGACATGATGCTTGGCGCGTTAAATTGCCCGTTTGGGACCGGCCACATGGGGGTTACGGCAGAAAACGTCGCCACCGAACATAGCATCAGCCGCGCCGCCCAGGATGCGTTTGCGCTGGAGAGCCAGGACAGGGCGGCGCGCGCCATTGCTGCGGGTCACTTTGATAGCCAGATCGCGCCCGTCATGGTCAAGAAACGCCGCGAGGAAGTTGCCTTTGCGCGTGATGAACACCCCAAGGCGACGACACTCGAAGCGTTGGCGGGCCTGCGCCCCGCATTTCAGAAAGACGGAACCGTTACGGCGGGGAACGCCTCGGGGATCAACGACGGGGCGGGCGCGATTGTATTGGCACGGCTCGATTCCGCGAGTCGGGCCGGGTTAGAGCCTGCTTTTCGCGTGCTGGGCTATGGCCACGCCGGAGTGCGCCCCGAGGTAATGGGCATTGGGCCAGTCCCTGCGGTGCGCGATCTCTTTGCCAAAACGGGGCTCGGACCCGACGATTTCGACGTGATCGAATCCAACGAAGCGTTTGCCGCGCAGGCCCTCGCGGTCACCCGGGAACTGGGGCTGGACCCGCAGCGCGTGAACCCAAATGGCGGCGCGATTGCGCTTGGCCATCCGGTAGGTGCCACCGGTGCGATCATCACCGTCAAGGCGATGTATGAACTTGAGCGTATCAAGGGAAAGCGGGCGTTGATCACCATGTGCATCGGTGGCGGACAGGGCATCGCGCTAGCGATCGAGCGGTTCTAA
- a CDS encoding glycine C-acetyltransferase — protein MTTFLDSIATRLDDIRNDGLWKTERPITTAQGTHITVNGRELINLCANNYLGLANHPTLVAAAKDAMDTHGFGMASVRFICGTQDLHRQLEQRLAGFLGHDDSILFAACFDANGAVFETLLTDQDAVISDALNHASIIDGIRLSKARRYRYATSDMDDLEAQLRKARADGAQQIMIATDGVFSMDGTLAKLPEIRALADTYDAVLMVDDCHATGFMGPKGAGTPAHFGVTADVVTGTLGKALGGAIGGYIAGPQQVVDLLRQRARPYLFSNALPPAVVAAGIAVLDLVENGDDLRSQLTENAKYWRAGLTRAGFDLLPGEHPIIPVMTYDAHKAQTLAAQLFDRGVYVSGFFFPVVPKGQARIRTQMNAALSRADLEQALAAFTQAGKATGVLS, from the coding sequence ATGACTACCTTTCTGGACAGTATCGCGACCCGCTTGGACGACATTCGCAATGACGGGCTGTGGAAAACCGAACGCCCCATTACGACAGCCCAAGGCACGCATATCACGGTGAACGGGCGTGAATTGATCAACCTGTGCGCCAATAACTATCTTGGGCTGGCCAATCATCCCACCCTTGTGGCTGCCGCAAAGGACGCGATGGATACGCATGGGTTCGGCATGGCGTCAGTGCGGTTTATCTGCGGAACGCAAGACCTGCATCGCCAGCTTGAACAGCGTCTTGCCGGGTTTCTGGGGCACGACGACAGTATCCTGTTCGCGGCCTGTTTTGACGCGAATGGCGCAGTGTTCGAGACACTTTTGACGGATCAGGACGCGGTGATTTCAGATGCGCTGAACCATGCGTCGATCATTGATGGCATCCGGTTAAGCAAGGCCAGGCGGTACCGGTATGCCACCTCGGATATGGACGATCTTGAGGCACAGCTGCGCAAGGCCCGTGCCGATGGGGCGCAGCAGATCATGATCGCAACGGACGGCGTGTTTTCGATGGATGGCACGCTTGCGAAACTGCCCGAAATTCGCGCGCTCGCCGATACATACGATGCTGTTCTGATGGTCGATGATTGCCATGCGACCGGGTTCATGGGGCCCAAAGGGGCGGGAACGCCAGCGCATTTCGGCGTTACGGCGGATGTTGTGACAGGCACTTTGGGCAAGGCGCTGGGTGGCGCGATTGGCGGCTATATTGCCGGACCGCAGCAGGTTGTTGACCTGTTGCGCCAGCGTGCGCGGCCTTACCTGTTTTCCAACGCCTTGCCACCAGCGGTCGTCGCGGCCGGGATCGCGGTGCTTGATCTGGTTGAAAACGGTGATGATCTGCGCAGTCAACTGACTGAAAATGCCAAATATTGGCGGGCTGGACTGACTCGCGCAGGATTTGATCTGTTGCCCGGCGAGCATCCGATTATTCCGGTGATGACCTATGATGCCCATAAGGCGCAGACCCTCGCCGCGCAGCTATTTGACCGTGGCGTCTATGTGTCGGGTTTTTTCTTTCCCGTCGTTCCAAAAGGGCAGGCGCGCATCCGCACCCAAATGAATGCGGCCCTGTCGCGCGCAGACCTTGAACAGGCGCTTGCGGCATTCACGCAGGCGGGCAAAGCCACAGGAGTGCTATCATGA
- the tdh gene encoding L-threonine 3-dehydrogenase — protein sequence MSNQMKALVKAKPETGLWMERAPVPEIGPEDVLIRIKKTGICGTDIHIWNWDDWAAHTVPVPMITGHEFAGEIVEVGRDVKDLEIGQRCSGEGHLIGKTSRQSRAGKFHLDPGTRGIGVNEQGAFAQFLRLPAFNVVPLPDAIDDEIGAILDPLGNAVHTALSFDLIGEDVLITGAGPIGIMAGAVARHVGARHVVITDVNQDRLDLAAQVADVVPVNVGTDDLAETVSNLKMKQGFDVGLEMSGNQRALDQMVESLVMGGRIALLGIPPGKSPVDWSRIVFKAITIKGVYGREIFETWYKMIAMLENGLDVRRVITHRFPVDEFASGFAAMLSGSSGKVVLDWT from the coding sequence ATGAGCAACCAGATGAAAGCGCTGGTCAAAGCCAAGCCAGAAACTGGCCTTTGGATGGAGCGCGCACCCGTGCCAGAGATCGGCCCCGAAGACGTGCTGATCCGCATCAAGAAAACCGGCATCTGCGGCACCGATATACACATCTGGAACTGGGACGACTGGGCGGCGCATACGGTTCCCGTGCCAATGATCACCGGGCACGAATTTGCCGGCGAAATTGTCGAAGTCGGACGCGATGTAAAAGATCTGGAGATTGGCCAGCGCTGTTCCGGTGAAGGGCATTTAATTGGCAAGACCAGCCGCCAAAGCCGCGCAGGCAAGTTTCATCTTGATCCGGGGACGCGCGGGATTGGCGTGAACGAACAGGGGGCATTTGCGCAGTTTTTGCGTCTGCCAGCGTTCAACGTCGTGCCGCTCCCCGATGCGATTGATGACGAGATCGGTGCGATCCTCGATCCTTTGGGTAATGCCGTGCACACCGCCCTGTCGTTCGATCTGATTGGCGAGGATGTTTTAATCACAGGTGCTGGTCCGATCGGGATCATGGCGGGCGCCGTTGCCCGCCATGTCGGTGCACGCCATGTGGTGATCACGGATGTCAACCAGGACCGGCTTGATCTGGCTGCGCAGGTTGCCGATGTGGTGCCCGTGAACGTTGGGACGGATGATTTGGCTGAAACAGTGTCTAATCTAAAGATGAAACAGGGCTTTGATGTGGGATTGGAGATGTCGGGCAATCAGCGCGCCCTTGACCAAATGGTCGAAAGCCTTGTGATGGGTGGCCGGATTGCCTTGCTTGGTATTCCACCCGGCAAAAGCCCGGTCGATTGGTCGCGCATCGTCTTCAAGGCGATCACGATCAAGGGTGTTTATGGCCGCGAAATATTCGAGACCTGGTATAAAATGATTGCCATGCTTGAAAACGGATTGGACGTGCGTCGCGTCATCACCCACCGTTTTCCGGTCGATGAATTTGCAAGTGGATTTGCCGCGATGCTGTCGGGGAGTAGCGGCAAAGTCGTGCTGGACTGGACATAA
- a CDS encoding ABC transporter ATP-binding protein: MLLTARDVAKTFTSADGPVAVLRGIDLDLGARESLALTGESGSGKSTLLHMIGGLDAPDSGSILINGADIAGMDDRARARMRRETVGVIFQQFNLIPSLNVADNISFQARLGGRHDASWESALITRMGLAEQVRKYPEQLSGGQQQRVAIARTLAARPALVLADEPTGNLDEDTAQTVLDLMLELVAEAGAGLLMVTHSIRLAERMDRQVHLRAGHIA, translated from the coding sequence ATGTTATTGACAGCGCGCGATGTTGCGAAAACTTTTACCTCTGCGGATGGGCCTGTGGCGGTCCTGCGCGGGATTGACCTTGACCTTGGCGCGCGGGAATCACTGGCATTGACGGGCGAAAGCGGCAGCGGGAAAAGCACGCTATTGCACATGATCGGCGGGCTTGATGCGCCGGACAGCGGGTCAATCCTGATCAACGGCGCAGATATCGCGGGCATGGATGACCGCGCCCGCGCCAGGATGCGGCGCGAAACGGTCGGCGTCATCTTTCAACAGTTCAACCTGATTCCGTCGTTGAACGTTGCCGACAATATCAGCTTTCAGGCGCGCCTTGGCGGCCGGCATGATGCGTCATGGGAAAGCGCGTTGATCACGCGGATGGGGCTGGCCGAACAGGTCCGTAAATATCCCGAACAGCTCTCGGGCGGGCAGCAGCAGCGGGTCGCGATTGCCCGCACGCTTGCGGCGCGCCCGGCGCTCGTGTTGGCTGATGAACCAACTGGAAACCTTGACGAAGATACAGCGCAGACCGTGCTTGATCTGATGCTTGAACTGGTGGCCGAGGCAGGGGCAGGCTTGTTGATGGTTACCCACTCGATACGGCTTGCCGAACGGATGGACCGTCAGGTGCATTTGCGCGCAGGTCACATCGCATGA